The sequence below is a genomic window from Haloferax mediterranei ATCC 33500.
AGGACCGGTGTATCCCTCGGGGACGTACGCACAGAGCGGGTCGCTCGCGTGCGGGTCGCCCGTGTGGGCGTAGGCACGTGACCTGCTTCCACCGCAGATGTGGCGGAACTCGCAGGACCCGCACTTTCCGCGGAGGTTGTCGCGGTCGCGGAGCGCTCGGAACAACTCGCTTTCTCTGTATCCCTCGACGAGTCCGCCGTCGCGGACGTTCCCGACCGATTTCGGGAGGAAGCCAGACGGGAACAGCTCACCGGTGTGGCTGACGAACGCGAAGCCGTCGCCTGCGGAGATGCCGAGCCGCCGACCGATGCCGTCGTTCGACGGGGCGTCGATAGAATCCCGCCGCTGTTGAATCGAGACGCGCCGGTAGTGTGGTGCTTCGGTCGTCTTCACGCCGAAGGGAGCGTCGTCGCTCACCGCCGAGAGCCACTCCATAACCTCCTCGGCGTGGTCAGGAGTCAGCGGGTCGAGGACGCGGCCGCGACCCACGGGAACGAGGAAAAACACCGACCACAGCACCGCGCCGAGGTCCGCCACGAGGTCGCGAAGGGCTGGTAGTTCGTCGACCGTTTGGGCACAGACGGTCGTATTTATCTGAAGCGGAATACCGGCGTCGCGGGCCGCCCGTGCCGCTTGGACCGTCTGCTCGAAGCTCCCGTCGACACCTCTGAAAGAGTCGTGTGCCGATGCGGACCCGCCGTCGAGGCTCAACGCGAGACGCTTGATTCCCGCGTCGCCCAGTTGGCTGACCGTCTCCGGCGTCAACGACGTTGTCCCACTGGGCGTCAACGTCATTCGAAGCCCCTGTTTCGTCCCGTACTCGACGAGTTCCGTGAGGTCCGGGCGTGTGAGCGGGTCACCCCCGGAGAGGACGACAAGTTGTCCCGGTCCGAACTCGCTCGCCTGGTCGAGCAGTCGCTTGCCCTCTTCGGTCGTCAGTTCCTCGGGATGACGCAGCGGATTCGCGTCCGCCCGGCAGTGGTTACAGGCCAGATGGCAGGCCTGCGTCACCTCCCAGATGAGGACGAACGGTCGTTGCGTCGTATCGATGTTCGACGGGTCCGGTGCGGCGGATTTCGGTGGGCGTTGTGGTCGAGTCATGAGTCGTTCTGGACAGGGCAGTCGTCACCGCGCTCCGAGCGGAACGTTTCGGACGGTTCTCGCGTTGCCGGTTGCGCCGTCGGTCTCATTATAGGGCTAGTTCATTCCCACAGCAAGAGAGTCGCATCCCGAATATATTCGCCCCCGTGACGGAGACCCCGGGCGAACCAGTTCGGGGTGAACTACCTGCAGGTGCAGGACCATCGATTGAACATGGATACCGATGCGTACCTCGACGAAGTTGGTGCACCGAACAGACGAACAGTCGACTTTCTCGACGCGCGCGAACTCCCCCCACCGGAACCACTTCAACAGACGATGAACCGGCTGGTGGAACTCGACGCCGAGACGGTGTTCGTCCAACTCAACGACCGAGCGCCGCAGTTCCTCTATCCGAAACTTGAGGACCGCGGGTTCTCGTATCGAACCGCCGAACACGACGACGGCGTCGTCACCGCAATCTGGCAGGCAGAACCCGACGAGTGAGTACTGCAAGAAATCGACCGGGCAACCACATTCGGTCACGATACATGAAAATGGAGGTGTTTGAAATATATGGAGAAAATAGCCACTAATCAAACAATCCTTCCGCAGAGTCTTCTCAGTATGTGATTAGAAGTCCACCAGTAGGAAACGTACGTCCAATCTTCACCGAATATGTTCGCACAGCATCTCTCAACGGTGAAATCGGTGTTTGATTATACCCGTCGAAAACTCCTCGATTCAACTGGAGGGAGACGACAATGCTATCAACAACCCGAAGACGGACGTTACAGTTACTCGGTCTCGGCGGTGTCGCATCACTCGCAGGGTGTGCCTCTGAGGCACCGACCGCGGCACAATCGCTCGACCAAACTGAAGAACCAACCCCGGCGCAACAAGAGAGCCCGAAAATCGTGGAGCAAGTCGCAGCTAACCCGACGGATATCCCAGACCCGATTACCCGAAGCGAACCCACCGAAGTGGACGTAACGCTCCGTCCAGAGGAGGTGACAGCCGAGGTGGAAGAGGGAGTCACGTTCACCTACATGACCTACAACGGGCAGGTACCGGGACCGTTTATCCGCGTCCGGCAGGGCGACACGGTCAACCTGACCTTCGAGAACCCAGAAGAGAACTCCATGCCGCACAACGTCGATTTCCATGCGGTCGCCGGTCCCGGTGGCGGCGCGGAAGCGACGATGACGAACCCCGGTGAGACAGTGAAAATCCGGTTCAAAGCGACCTATCCCGGTGCGTACATCTACCACTGTGCGGTGCCGAACATGGATATGCACATCAGCGCGGGGATGTTCGGACTCATCCTCGTCGAACCGCCGGAGGGACTTCCGGAAGTCGACAAAGAGGTCTACATCGGACAGCACGAACTGTACACCGACAAGAAGGCGGGCAAGAAAGGAAAGCACAACTTCGACTTCGAAGCGATGCGGAACGAAGAACCGACGTACGTCGTCATGAACGGTGAAAAGTACGCGTGGACCGACGCCGGACGCGGCCCCGCAGCGACCGTCAACACCGGCGAGACGGTTCGGGTGTTCTTCGTCGACGGCGGGCCGAACCTCTCCAGTAGCTTCCACCCCATCGGCAGCGTCTGGGAGACGCTCTACCCCGATGGGTCGCTGAGTACGGACCCACAGACGCACATCCAGACGCGGCTCGTGCCGCCAGGAAGTACGACAGTCGCGACAATGAGTTCGCCAGTTCCGGGTGACTTCAAACTCGTCGACCACTCACTGTCCCGTGTCACACGCAAGGGTTGTATGGCAGTTATCAGAGCAGAGGGGCCCGAAGACCCCGAAATCTTCGACCCAAACCCTGAGTAGGTGACAACCGCCCGTATCGGGCAGTGAAACTGTTCCTTCGATTCCCACCTCGGTGCTGTTCCTTCGATTCTCGCTGCTTCTTCTCTCCCCATCCCGGTGAACATGTCCGGGGGTACCCATAGGGTCCGTCCGACCGTCGATACAGGTATGATCGGATTCCCCTCACCGTTCGGCGGCGGAAGCGACGACGAACTCTTCGACGAGTACGACGAGTTCGTCCCCGAGCACATCCCCGAACCGGACGAGTTCCTCGACGGACACCGCGTCCTCACCGGCGACGAGCACGTCGCGTTCCACGAGATTACCCGCGACCTGTTCGACGAGCGGACGGTGTACGATATGACCTTCAACTACAACCTCGCCCGATTGAATCTCGATACGCGGCACGAGGGTGCGGGCTACCGCTACGCGGAAGAGCGCGACGACCCCTCGGTGCTGCGAGCCGAATTCACGCCGACGACGCCGTTTTGCCCGCAGACGACTACACTCATCGTCGGGTCTTTTCGAGCGTGGAACGGACTCTCGGAGCGCCACGACTACGACCTCGTCCGCGTTCGCGTCTCGCAGATGCACCACCAAAGCGAGGTAATCAACGAGCAACTCAAGGAATTAGAGACGACAGTCGGTGACTCGGAGTCGGTCGGTTCAGGGTCGGCAGACGAAGACAGACTGTCCGCTACGGACGAGGACGCGATGGAGGGACTGAACGAGGGTGAACTCGACGTTGACGGATTCGGAGAGAGCAACCTCCAATCGCCGTTCTAACACTGAGGTCGGGATGTTTCGGGGACTGGTTCCCACACCAAAAGGCGGTTATTCAGAGGTGGGGGCTGGCGCGAACACGAGAACCGCCGTACTGTCGTCGACTGCGCGGGGCGAGATATCGCGTTCGCCGCTGAATTGAACGAGTTCCCCCGGATGTACGTCGACTGTCTCGTCGTCAAGAGACAGTTCGAGGTGGCCCGAGACGAGGTGGAGGACGATATCCATCCCCGGGTGGGTATGTGCAGGGATTTTCTCACCTTGTTCGAGGGTGAGCCTGACCGTTCGGGGCCTGTGTGCTTCGAAGACCTCTGCGTGCGTCTCTTCTGGAAGTTCGTCGAGGGAGGTATGTTCAGCCATGAGTGGGTTGTAGTCCAGCGAGCGGGTAAGTGTTCAGCCGAACCGGTTCGGAACTGCCGGGCAGGGAAATTGTCACCTCGTGTCGACCGAGTCAGTCGAATCGTGCCCCGGTTCGGCGTCTTCGAACAGGGTCGTAACCAGAACGCCGAACAACGAGTGAGGGCTGTGCGTTCGGATGACCGACAACACGTTGGTGATGAACAACGCGACGCCGACGAGAATGAAGGCGCTTCCCAGTCCGGTCGCCACGGTCGGAAGCGCGAATAAATCGGCCGCGACGAGTACGACGCTCCCCCCGACGAGGAGTCCGAAATCGAGCGTGGCGAGGCGAGTGCTGTACAGGTCGTCGACCATCGGGACCGACTCGTATCCGAGTCGGTCGCTGTAGCGGTGAACCCAGACGATGAACGGGACGACGTGGTACAAGGTGCCGAAGATGACGAAGCCGACGAAGCCGACGGCAAAGAGGTGGACTGTGGCTGGCGCGCCGAATAACGTGTCGCGGGCGAGCGGGTTCGCGAGCCACGACGGAAGCGTGAGCAGTCCCCAGACTGCGAGTGCCGGTGCGGCGACTGCATACCGAGCGAGCATCGGGTTCCAGCCGACCGACGACTCGTAGAGTCGCCGCCCGAACACGACGCTAAAGCCGAGCAGTGAGAGTGTGACGAAAAGCCCGCCGACCCGAGCGAGCGACGCGAACTCGACGAGTCGTCCGGTTGCGAGGAGCAGGACACCGACGGGGTATCCGACTTCCTCGACCCGCTGGAGCCAACTATCGATACGACCGAGTTCCGTCTGCGTGAACATGGGACCGAGTTGGTAGAGCGCGCCGACGATTGTCGTCACGACCGCACCAAACACAGCAAGCGTCGCATGTGACTCGATGACGGCCCCTCGCGTCACGCCAAGTGTCGCAAAGACGGGATAGACGAACCCGAGCGCGAGAAGGAACCCAAACGTCGTGACGAGCAAGAAAAATCCGAGTGCGAGAGCGAAATGTCGCTCCGTCACGTCGTACTCACTGCACCGCCGAAGCGTTCGGCCGATATTGTACGCGAAGACCCAGAAGCCGAGGAGCATCGCGGCACCGAACACGGGCGTCCATGCGAACTCACCCAGAAGGAGACTCACGGCGAACCCGACCAAACCACCGGTCACCAACCACAACTGAACGGTCGAAAGTCGCTGAGAGTAAAGTTCGACGCCGGACCAGACCGGAACGAACTGCGTCATCGCGCCCATGATGGTCACACAAACCCACCCCGTAAGCAGGAGATGAACATGCGCGAGCGTGCTGCCACCGGAGATGACATCCAAGACGATGCCGAGTCCGATGGCCACCCCAAACAGGAGGAGACCGAGGGCGACGAGAAAGTGGCGAAGCGGGACTGTCATCGGCGGTTGCCGGGACGCTTCGACTTTCGCGAGGAGATTGTTCATACACTAGTGGACGAACCGCTGGACTGTACAGGTGCCTCCGAACATATTCGCCACTCACGGTGTGCACGATATACGTCGAAGGAGTACGGTGAAGAGTGTGCGCCGACGGACTGTCTCGCGGCGCTCGGGCCGACGACTGCGACTATTTTTTCGGGAACGTCGCAGCGAATTCTGCCGGGCCGCGCTGCTCGACGGCGTAGTTGTCGGCATCGAATGCATCGACCTCGGCCTGCATTTCGTAGAACAGCGGCTTCGGGTCGTGGTCGTTCAGAATCGTGAGCGCCTCGCCGCTTTCGAGGTCGTCAAACGCGCTGTGAATCTTCGGATGGCGCTCTGCGGGAGGTAACTCGCGAACGTCGAGTGTCGTATCGGACATGCATCTCCCGGTTCTCGACCCTCCATTGAGGGTGTTGTCCCGAACATATTCGGCGACAACCTCCGCAACGTGGTCGACGAGTGCAGAACTACGGAGGCCGACGAATCAGGGCCAGAGCCCGCGCGCGTCGTGTGCTGCCGCAATCCGCGACAGTGCAACGATGTACGCCGCATCGCGCCACGGGACGTCGCGCGACTCGTATTCGTCGCGGACGACCGACCACGCGTTCAGCATCTCCGTTTCGAGTTCGTCGTGGACGCGTTCGAGGGACCACGTCCGCCGGTTGATGTCCTGCAACCACTCGAAGTAGCTCACGGTGACGCCGCCAGCGTTGGCGAGAATATCCGGGATGACCGGAACCCCACGCTCGGCGAAGTTGGCGTCGGCCGCACTCGTCGTCGGCCCGTTAGCACCCTCGACGATGAGGTTCGCCTGTACGTCGTCGGCGTTCTCGGCGGTCAAGACGTTGCCGACCGCCGCCGGGATGAGCACGTCGACGTCGAGTTCGAGGAGTTCCTCGTTCGAAAACGTCTCCGGCGCGTCGTGCGTCATCACGGCTTCGGGTTCTTCTTCGTGAGTCGGAATTGCGTGCGTGTCCAGTCCGTCGGGGTCGTAGATTGCGCCGTTCACGTCGGAGACGGCGACGACATTCGCGCCGTAATCATCGAGCAGACGTGCAGCGGGGGCACCGACGGAACCGAAGCCCTGCACGGCGACCGTGGTGTCTTCGATATCCCAACTGAGGTAGTCGATGGCTTCGCGGGCGATGATGGCAACCGAGCGACCGGGTGCGGTATCACGGCCTTCGCTCCCACCGACAATCGGCGGTTTGCCCGTCACGACGCCGGGGACCGTCTCGCCTTCCTGCATCGAATAGGCGTCCATCACCCACGCCATCGTCTGCGGGTCGGTCCCCATATCCGGTGCCGGGATATCCTTCATCGGCCCGATGATGGTTCGAATCTCTTGTGTGAACCGTCGAGTGAGCCGTTCTTTCTCGTCGAGGGTCAGGTCCTTCGGGTTGACCGCGATACCGCCTTTCGCGCCGCCGAAGGGGAGGTCCATCACGGCGCACTTCCACGTCATCCACATCGAAAGCCCGACGCACTCATCGCGGGTCACACCCGGGTGATAGCGGAGGCCACCTTTGTAGGGACCGCGGACGCTGTCGTGCTGGGCTCGGTAGCCGGTGTAGACCGAAACAGACCCGTCGTCGCGCTCGATTGGGACGGTCACCTCGTGGACTGCTTCCGGGTGTTTGAGACGCTCGACCACGTTTGGGTCGATATCGAGGTGGTCGGCGGCGCGGTAGAGCTGTCGCCGTGCCGTTTCGAGCGCCGACTCCGACGCTGGCTTCGGCTCCGAGGACTGAGACGCTGCCTCCGCGGTGTTAGGGGACGACCCTTCAGGTTCAGATGTCTGCATTACTCGAGTGGCGTTCCTCGGTTCCGGAGTCGACCGCTACAGTCGGGGCAGGTTCCGGGGTTCGATTCTGCGACGATAATCGTCCCGCACTGGAAGCACTCGTACGGCCGTTCGCTATCGGGGTTCGCTGGAACATCTCTCATAGATATCTGAGCGCGCCGAACTCGTGCCGACCGCGCTCTGCAAACAGATATCAATTGTATAAGGGAGTATTTACACGTTGAATAACGAAGTAGTTGCAGAAGTTCTACCTAGTTATTCAACTCTTTTATAAAGAGTCAGTGGATGCCGGGATACTGGCGTCTTCGAACAGCGTCGAGAACAGCTTTCGTTGCACTGTGCGTACATGTTGATAGAACGCTGGCGGCGAGATGTCGAGCATGTCGGCGACGTCCTCGCCGGTGTTCTCTCGCGGGGATTCGAAGAAGCCGCTGTAGTACGCTGTCTGGAGCACTTCGAGTTGGCGCTCGGTCAATCGTTCGAAGAACTTCGGCCCGGCCGTCTGCGCCTTCGACTGGTCAAACGTTCGCTTCGAACGGAGTTCGGCGACCGCGAATGCTCGTTTGACTAAGTCGGTGACGTGGTGTAAGTCGACGCTCTCGGGAACGTCAATGACGACTGTCGTGCGCGTTGTGTCGGCGGTTGCGCTCCGGAGCACCGCGCCGTGGTCTGCGAGTTCGAGCGCCAAGAACGGCTGCGAGAGGCGGAGTCTCAGTACCCCACCGGTGCCGTCGGCGGAGATTCGCTGGACATCGTCAACAGCGAGAATGTCTGCGGCTGCCCGTTCGACCGCCTTGACGGACGTGCCGTCAACGGTGACGAACACGAATGTCCCGTCCGCAGTCTGTTGGACACCCCCCTGATACGAGACCGAACAGTCAGCCTGTGCCGCGAGTCTGGAGAGAACGAACGTCGAGTCGTCGATTCCGAACTCCAGGCGGGTCAAAGACGTTGTGAGGAGTGCGTTTTTCCGTTCGAGTGCACTCGTGGCTGAGGCGATCGTCTCACCGAGTTCGCCCAAGACCGCCTGGGCGGTTTCGTCGAACGCGTGCTGGCTGTCTGCGTAGACTGTCAGCACGCCGTAGGAGAATTCGTTGTACACGAGCGGGATG
It includes:
- a CDS encoding TIGR04053 family radical SAM/SPASM domain-containing protein produces the protein MTRPQRPPKSAAPDPSNIDTTQRPFVLIWEVTQACHLACNHCRADANPLRHPEELTTEEGKRLLDQASEFGPGQLVVLSGGDPLTRPDLTELVEYGTKQGLRMTLTPSGTTSLTPETVSQLGDAGIKRLALSLDGGSASAHDSFRGVDGSFEQTVQAARAARDAGIPLQINTTVCAQTVDELPALRDLVADLGAVLWSVFFLVPVGRGRVLDPLTPDHAEEVMEWLSAVSDDAPFGVKTTEAPHYRRVSIQQRRDSIDAPSNDGIGRRLGISAGDGFAFVSHTGELFPSGFLPKSVGNVRDGGLVEGYRESELFRALRDRDNLRGKCGSCEFRHICGGSRSRAYAHTGDPHASDPLCAYVPEGYTGPMPTGRASSD
- a CDS encoding DUF2249 domain-containing protein: MDTDAYLDEVGAPNRRTVDFLDARELPPPEPLQQTMNRLVELDAETVFVQLNDRAPQFLYPKLEDRGFSYRTAEHDDGVVTAIWQAEPDE
- the nirK gene encoding copper-containing nitrite reductase, whose product is MLSTTRRRTLQLLGLGGVASLAGCASEAPTAAQSLDQTEEPTPAQQESPKIVEQVAANPTDIPDPITRSEPTEVDVTLRPEEVTAEVEEGVTFTYMTYNGQVPGPFIRVRQGDTVNLTFENPEENSMPHNVDFHAVAGPGGGAEATMTNPGETVKIRFKATYPGAYIYHCAVPNMDMHISAGMFGLILVEPPEGLPEVDKEVYIGQHELYTDKKAGKKGKHNFDFEAMRNEEPTYVVMNGEKYAWTDAGRGPAATVNTGETVRVFFVDGGPNLSSSFHPIGSVWETLYPDGSLSTDPQTHIQTRLVPPGSTTVATMSSPVPGDFKLVDHSLSRVTRKGCMAVIRAEGPEDPEIFDPNPE
- a CDS encoding cupin domain-containing protein translates to MAEHTSLDELPEETHAEVFEAHRPRTVRLTLEQGEKIPAHTHPGMDIVLHLVSGHLELSLDDETVDVHPGELVQFSGERDISPRAVDDSTAVLVFAPAPTSE
- a CDS encoding heme-copper oxidase family protein, with the protein product MNNLLAKVEASRQPPMTVPLRHFLVALGLLLFGVAIGLGIVLDVISGGSTLAHVHLLLTGWVCVTIMGAMTQFVPVWSGVELYSQRLSTVQLWLVTGGLVGFAVSLLLGEFAWTPVFGAAMLLGFWVFAYNIGRTLRRCSEYDVTERHFALALGFFLLVTTFGFLLALGFVYPVFATLGVTRGAVIESHATLAVFGAVVTTIVGALYQLGPMFTQTELGRIDSWLQRVEEVGYPVGVLLLATGRLVEFASLARVGGLFVTLSLLGFSVVFGRRLYESSVGWNPMLARYAVAAPALAVWGLLTLPSWLANPLARDTLFGAPATVHLFAVGFVGFVIFGTLYHVVPFIVWVHRYSDRLGYESVPMVDDLYSTRLATLDFGLLVGGSVVLVAADLFALPTVATGLGSAFILVGVALFITNVLSVIRTHSPHSLFGVLVTTLFEDAEPGHDSTDSVDTR
- a CDS encoding DUF2249 domain-containing protein, translated to MSDTTLDVRELPPAERHPKIHSAFDDLESGEALTILNDHDPKPLFYEMQAEVDAFDADNYAVEQRGPAEFAATFPKK
- the gdhB gene encoding glutamate dehydrogenase GdhB; amino-acid sequence: MQTSEPEGSSPNTAEAASQSSEPKPASESALETARRQLYRAADHLDIDPNVVERLKHPEAVHEVTVPIERDDGSVSVYTGYRAQHDSVRGPYKGGLRYHPGVTRDECVGLSMWMTWKCAVMDLPFGGAKGGIAVNPKDLTLDEKERLTRRFTQEIRTIIGPMKDIPAPDMGTDPQTMAWVMDAYSMQEGETVPGVVTGKPPIVGGSEGRDTAPGRSVAIIAREAIDYLSWDIEDTTVAVQGFGSVGAPAARLLDDYGANVVAVSDVNGAIYDPDGLDTHAIPTHEEEPEAVMTHDAPETFSNEELLELDVDVLIPAAVGNVLTAENADDVQANLIVEGANGPTTSAADANFAERGVPVIPDILANAGGVTVSYFEWLQDINRRTWSLERVHDELETEMLNAWSVVRDEYESRDVPWRDAAYIVALSRIAAAHDARGLWP
- a CDS encoding rubrerythrin-like domain-containing protein, which encodes MRDVPANPDSERPYECFQCGTIIVAESNPGTCPDCSGRLRNRGTPLE